Proteins found in one Choloepus didactylus isolate mChoDid1 chromosome 3, mChoDid1.pri, whole genome shotgun sequence genomic segment:
- the LOC119529831 gene encoding phorbol-12-myristate-13-acetate-induced protein 1-like: MPGTERKNVQPSSVRTPAELEVECAIQLRRIGNNLNFRHKLLKLIAKLFCSGT, from the coding sequence ATGCCTGGGACGGAGCGTAAGAACGTGCAGCCGAGCAGTGTGCGGACTCCGGCAGAGCTCGAGGTTGAGTGTGCTATTCAACTCAGGAGAATTGGAAACAATCTGAATTTCAGGCACAAGCTTCTGAAGCTGATAGCCAAACTGTTCTGCTCAGGAACCTGA